One Halobacterium wangiae genomic window, CAGGCCGGAGATGAACGTCGTGGCACCGGGGACTGCCTCCTGGATCTGGTCTTCGAGTGAGGCAGTCAACGCGCCGACGACCAGCTCGACGCCGTTCTCGACGTCGTTGAGTGTGTCGACGAGGTCGTCGGTGAGCAGCGTCTCGTCGCCGAGCACTAACACGATCTCTTCGGACGCGTTCCGAACGAGCTCGTTCGTCCGGTTCTCGATGCCGTCCCGCCCCTGCATCGCCCACACCTCCTGGACGGTCGACTCGTCGTCGTCCGCGACGACGTCGATGGTCGCGAGGGCGTCGTGGAGTCGGTCGACGCGGGACTCGTACTGGTCCCTGAGCGTCTCCTCGGCCTCGTCGAGCGGGACAGCCCGGAACTGCTGGGGGCTCGAGTGTTGCACCTCGACGAGACCCTGTGCCTCGAGCACTCGGACTGCGTCGTACACCCGCGTTCGCGGCACCTCTGTCATCTCGCTGAGTTGCTTCGCTGTTCCCGCGTGGATGCGGGACAGTCCGACGAAACATCGCGCCTCGTACTCCTTCAGGCCGAGTTGCTGGAGAACCTCGACGGCCTCTCCAACGCTTTCAGATTTGTCCATGTGTCCCAACCTCCCGGTTACGCCGGGATTCCCCGGTTTTTGGCACC contains:
- a CDS encoding TrmB family transcriptional regulator; the protein is MDKSESVGEAVEVLQQLGLKEYEARCFVGLSRIHAGTAKQLSEMTEVPRTRVYDAVRVLEAQGLVEVQHSSPQQFRAVPLDEAEETLRDQYESRVDRLHDALATIDVVADDDESTVQEVWAMQGRDGIENRTNELVRNASEEIVLVLGDETLLTDDLVDTLNDVENGVELVVGALTASLEDQIQEAVPGATTFISGLEWLHGSMDTEDDTAIGRLLLVDRSTILVSSIMPDTKEEQAIFGEGFGNGLVVVARRLMAQGLITARDPGQ